GTTGAAGTCTTCATCATTACTGTCTATCTGACAGCACTCTCATTACAAAGGTACGGCTGTAATCCATCCACGAATATGAACGATACGTGGTCAGCCTTTTGAACTGAGTGCTTCGTGCTCCAGAAGCACTATTATCGACTGAAATTCGGTAATTACAAACGCAATAGTTGTCGATACGAATGAGGGCATTACAGATGTACGTGTGTGAGTGGATACCTTCGTATATCTGTTTTGAAGATTGTCCAGTCGGTCTCGAATTGCCAATCAGGGGTAACGAGAGTTATTGTCCCGATCCACAATGACAAAGGACTCGAATTGGCGGGCATACCGAACGAACGCTCAGCGTCTCTCTGTGGCTACACAGAACGCTCGTAGTTAATACGTGAATTCTACGAAATGGACGCTACCGTGTTTGCAGTTAGCGAATTGAATCGAGTACTACAGAAACGGAAACGGACTCCGTTGTTCAATCGGTGATAGACCAAATTGGCACGCATAGCGGGCTCATCGAACGACAGTGTCACTCATCAGTATCGACGCTTTACCAAACGTCTCGTTCCAAATATACAGCAGTCATCTGCGAACACAGTCGGTTTGTGAGAAGCGAACAGTGGGTCAATGATTTTTAATACAATCGGTAGCGATCATAAGGTTTGGTGTCCAAATGCTGGATTTTATTGCCGATATCGGTAACTGTGGTGGAACCTGAAAAGACTACACGTGAGTAGCGTTTACTTCTATGACGTTAGCAGCACCGCGGACGAATTCAGGGAGTTCCTTTCGGAATCGATCTCCCTTCAATCGGCTCGTTGGTCCCGAGATGCTGATCGCACCTTGAATATCGCCTTTCGAATGTTCAATTGGCGCGGCAACACATCGCAGACCCTGTAAAATCTCTTCATCGTCGAACGAGACGTTTTCCTCGCGGATTTGGTTCAGCTCTGTGAATAGTTCCTCACGAGTCGAGACTGTGTTGACTGTCCGTTGGGGTAAGCCCGTTTGATCGATAATTCCCTCAACACGTTCTTTTGGAAGTTGTGACAGGATCGCCTTTCCAAGTGCTGTACAGTGGAGGTCCTTCCGATTACCCGTATAGGATGCTGTCTGGATGGCATTCTCTCCACTTACCTTGTGTAAGTAGACACCGGTTCCGTGCTCTTCGACCATAAACTGAGCGACTTCACCGGTCTCTTGTGCAAGGCGGTCAACCTCTTTCGTTGTTATCTCGTAAATATCAACGTTTGTCTTGGCATACTCTCCAAAGTCGACGAACCGGAGGCTTATGCGGTATTCGTCCCCTCGCTTGACAACGAACTCGCTATCGATGAGCGTCGCCAGGTGGCTGTGAACGGTCGCTTTGGCGAGACCGAGATGATCGGCGAGTTCGGTGACACCAGCTCCGTCGAGGTCTCGGAGTGCTTCGAGTATCCCTGCCGTCGTTTGGACGGCCTTCACCCGCCGTCCTCCGTTGTTCTGACCGCCGTGGTTGCTCATGCATGATCGTACTTATCGCAAGATCATATCGTTTGTGATGAACGAACACGACACAACGATGTATTCGCGTGGAGCGAAACAGAGAATTCTGACGGAGTTAGAGTCAGAACAACAGTCGGAGACGGTCAGGTTCGAGAAACTGGTTCGGCAGCCTTGGTCTGGGCACTGTTCTTGACGGCTTCGCCGGTCTCGGCATCGAAAAGATGGATCTTATCTTCAGGAAACTCGATATCGATGCTATCGCCCGACGAAAGACGTATATCTCCATCGACGCTCGCAGTGTGCGTCTCTTCACCGATGGAAATGTAAATATAGCTCAGTTCACCCATCGGTTCGACTACTTCGACTTCAGTCTGAATAGCGTTTGTCACACTCTCTTCGACGATAGTGATGTGTTCGGGACGGATACCGAGTTCCAATCGCTTGGATGTTTGGCCGATATTGTCGATGATCTCGGATGAAATCGTGTAGGTAAACTCGTCGTGTTCTAGCACATCACCGTTTCGCGCCACCGAAAGGAAGTTCATCGATGGTGATCCGATGAATCCTGCGACGAAACGGTTTCTGGGCTGGTGGTAACACGTAAGAGGCGTACCGAGCTGTTGCAGTTCTCCATCGTTGAGGACAGCGATGTAATCGCCCATCGTCATTGCCTCTGTCTGGTCGTGGGTCACGTATATAGTGGTCACGCCCATATCTTGTTGGAGCTGCTGGATTTCGGTGCGCATCGTCGTCCGCAGCTTTGCATCGAGGTTACTGAGCGGCTCGTCCATCAGGAACACTTCGGGTTCTCGGATGATGGCACGGCCAAGGGCAACGCGCTGTTGTTGGCCACCAGAGAGCTCTGAAGGCTTTTTCCCGAGTAGCTCCTCGATTTCGAGCAGCTCTGCCGTCTCTTCGACTCGTTCGTTGATTTCATCTCTACCGAGATCGGTGGTAATCTTCAACCCGTAGCCGATGTTCTTTCGGACAGACATGTGCGGATAGAGCGCGTAGTTCTGGAATACCATCGCCATGTTCCGGTCCTTCGGCTTGAGGCGGGTTATATCGCGGTCGTTGAGTAGTATCTGCCCCGATGTCACAGTTTCTAGTCCCGCGATACACCGGAGTGTCGTCGACTTTCCACAGCCAGACGGTCCGACGAGGACGAGAAAATCACCATTATCGACCGTCACGTCGAGGTCGTCGACAGCAACGATCTCGTTGTCTTCTACGTTGAATACTTTTTTTAGGCCGTTGAGTTCTAATTGTCCCATTGTTCACCTATTATCTACTGTGCCATCATTTAGCAGCCCATCTTATAAAACCATCTCTTGACCCCTGAGCTACGTCTTGACTACCACGTGATCATCATCGACGGTCCATTCGCCACTCACCGTCACCTCAGTAACGCGAGTGAGCTCTGTGCTGTTGACGAGTACTGCGTCTGGCGTTGGTCCATCGATGACGATGGTGATCGAATCGGCAGTGATATTGCCGAATGAAACGAAAAGCGCATTCTCTTCGGTTACAATCGCCATATCGATCAGTTCGTCAGCGTCTTCGTCGTAGAACCGGCCAGTAGCAGTCCCGTCGGCGTCG
The nucleotide sequence above comes from Halocatena marina. Encoded proteins:
- a CDS encoding IclR family transcriptional regulator; protein product: MSNHGGQNNGGRRVKAVQTTAGILEALRDLDGAGVTELADHLGLAKATVHSHLATLIDSEFVVKRGDEYRISLRFVDFGEYAKTNVDIYEITTKEVDRLAQETGEVAQFMVEEHGTGVYLHKVSGENAIQTASYTGNRKDLHCTALGKAILSQLPKERVEGIIDQTGLPQRTVNTVSTREELFTELNQIREENVSFDDEEILQGLRCVAAPIEHSKGDIQGAISISGPTSRLKGDRFRKELPEFVRGAANVIEVNATHV
- a CDS encoding ABC transporter ATP-binding protein — translated: MGQLELNGLKKVFNVEDNEIVAVDDLDVTVDNGDFLVLVGPSGCGKSTTLRCIAGLETVTSGQILLNDRDITRLKPKDRNMAMVFQNYALYPHMSVRKNIGYGLKITTDLGRDEINERVEETAELLEIEELLGKKPSELSGGQQQRVALGRAIIREPEVFLMDEPLSNLDAKLRTTMRTEIQQLQQDMGVTTIYVTHDQTEAMTMGDYIAVLNDGELQQLGTPLTCYHQPRNRFVAGFIGSPSMNFLSVARNGDVLEHDEFTYTISSEIIDNIGQTSKRLELGIRPEHITIVEESVTNAIQTEVEVVEPMGELSYIYISIGEETHTASVDGDIRLSSGDSIDIEFPEDKIHLFDAETGEAVKNSAQTKAAEPVSRT